In a single window of the Mesoplodon densirostris isolate mMesDen1 chromosome 16, mMesDen1 primary haplotype, whole genome shotgun sequence genome:
- the RBM38 gene encoding RNA-binding protein 38 — protein sequence MLLQPAPCAPSAGFPRPPAALGAMHGSQKDTTFTKIFVGGLPYHTTDASLRKYFEGFGDIEEAVVITDRQTGKSRGYGFVTMADRAAAERACKDPNPNIDGRKANVNLAYLGAKPRSLQTGFAIGMQQLHPTLIQRTYGLTPHYIYPQAIVQPSVVIPAAPVPSLSSPYIEYTPASPAYAQYPPATYDQYPYAASPATAASFVSYGYPAAVPQALSAAAPAGTAFVQYQPQQLQPDRMQ from the exons ATGCTGCTGCAGCCCGCGCCGTGCGCCCCGAGCGCGGGCTTCCCGCGGCCCCCGGCCGCCCTCGGCGCCATGCACGGCTCGCAGAAGGACACCACGTTCACCAAGATATTCGTGGGCGGCCTGCCCTACCACACCACCGACGCCTCTCTCAGGAAGTACTTCGAGGGCTTCGGGGACATCGAGGAGGCAGTGGTCATCACCGACCGCCAGACGGGCAAGTCCCGCGGCTACGGCTTC GTGACCATGGCTGACCGGGCGGCAGCTGAGAGGGCTTGCAAAGACCCTAACCCCAACATTGACGGCCGCAAGGCCAACGTGAACCTGGCCTATCTGGGTGCCAAGCCGCGGAGCCTCCAGACGG GCTTTGCCATCGGCATGCAGCAGCTGCACCCCACCTTGATCCAGCGGACTTACGG GCTGACCCCCCACTACATCTACCCACAAGCCATCGTCCAGCCCAGCGTGGTGATCCCGGCGGCCCCAGTCCCGTCACTGTCCTCGCCCTACATTGAGTACACACCGGCCAGCCCGGCCTACGCCCAGTACCCACCGGCCACCTACGACCAGTACCCGTATGCCGCTTCGCCCGCCACAGCCGCCAGCTTTGTGAGCTACGGCTACCCGGCCGCCGTGCCCCAGGCCCTCTCGGCCGCGGCCCCCGCGGGCACTGCCTTCGTGCAGTACCAGCCTCAGCAGCTGCAGCCCGACAGGATGCAGTGA